AAAAGCCGATTCAGTTCTTCCTGATTTGATTGTCAGGACGGAGTGAATCGGCTTTTTATTGATCACTATAGCAAGCTTCTTATCTATAAACGTGAGCTTGGAGGTGTTTTAAGGTTTTCTCGCCTACCGCGCGAGCGCTTTGCGGGTTTTGCCCGGTAATGATTCGTTTGTCTTCAATCACATGACTAGTAAACGGAATCGTGGATTTCTTGAAGGATTTGGCTACAGAACGCAGTTCATCCTCGAGATAGAACGGGATCTTACTTCCTTGGAAGATAAGCTTTTCCTCTATATTGCTATACCCTGTTACCTCAACATCCTCAAGGAGATGAGTGCCATCAGTTAATCGCGTGTGGAGCAATGCGGCAGGTCCGTGGCAGACAGCTGTTACTAGACCGCCATTTTCATAGATAGCAGCAGTGATTTCCTGGATTTTTTTTGATTCTGGAAAATCCCACAACGTTCCATGACCACCGGCGAAAAAGACACAATCATATTCCTGACCATCAATATCATCCAGTGACAAGGAATGGTCAAGCTTGCTAATGAAATAAGGGTCGAGATGATATGTTTTAGTTGTTTGGTCCATTAA
This DNA window, taken from Pradoshia eiseniae, encodes the following:
- a CDS encoding type 1 glutamine amidotransferase domain-containing protein, whose amino-acid sequence is MKKKVLAIVTSHGTMKKDSDKTGLWFSELVHFYDVVRVAGFPIDIVSLKGGKVPIDPRSLLPVLMDQTTKTYHLDPYFISKLDHSLSLDDIDGQEYDCVFFAGGHGTLWDFPESKKIQEITAAIYENGGLVTAVCHGPAALLHTRLTDGTHLLEDVEVTGYSNIEEKLIFQGSKIPFYLEDELRSVAKSFKKSTIPFTSHVIEDKRIITGQNPQSARAVGEKTLKHLQAHVYR